One window of the Marmota flaviventris isolate mMarFla1 chromosome 2, mMarFla1.hap1, whole genome shotgun sequence genome contains the following:
- the Fbxl22 gene encoding F-box and leucine-rich protein 22 yields MPFTMHITQLNRECLLHLFSFLDKDSRKSLARTCSQLHDVFEDPALWPLLHFRSLTELKKNNFLLGPALRSLSICWHSSQVQVCSIEDWLKSTFQRSICSRHESLVSDFLLQVCDRCPNLASVTLSGCGHVTDDCLARLLRSCPRLRALRLENCARVTNRTLAAVAAHGGALQTLHVDFCRNVSAAGLRRLRAACPRLVLRAEHSAAMIPDQVPRPPASGTALRKLLPS; encoded by the exons ATGCCGTTCACCATGCACATAACCCAGCTTAACCGGGAGTGCCTGCTGCATCTCTTCTCTTTCCTGGACAAGGACAGCAGGAAGAGCCTTGCCAGGACCTGCTCCCAGCTCCATGATGTGTTTGAGGATCCTGCTCTTTGGCCTCTGCTGCACTTCCGTTCCCTCACTGAGCTTAAGAAGAACAACTTCCTTCTGGGCCCAGCGCTGCGCAGCCTGTCCATCTGTTGGCACTCCAGCCAGGTGCAGGTGTGCAGCATTGAGGACTGGCTTAAGAGCACCTTCCAGAGGAGCATCTGTAGCCGGCATGAGAGCCTGGTCAGTGATTTCCTCCTCCAGGTGTGTGACAG GTGCCCCAACCTGGCGTCCGTCACGCTGTCGGGCTGCGGCCACGTCACCGACGACTGCCTGGCCCGCCTGCTGCGCAGTTGCCCGCGCCTGCGCGCGCTGCGCCTGGAAAACTGCGCGCGCGTGACCAACCGCACGCTGGCGGCCGTGGCGGCGCACGGGGGCGCGCTGCAAACGCTGCACGTGGACTTCTGCCGCAATGTGAGCGCCGCGGGCCTGCGCCGCCTGCGCGCCGCCTGCCCGCGTCTGGTCCTGCGCGCCGAACACAGCGCGGCCATGATCCCCGACCAAGTCCCGCGCCCGCCAGCGTCGGGCACGGCTCTCCGCAAGCTGCTGCCTAGCTAG